One Natronomonas moolapensis 8.8.11 genomic region harbors:
- a CDS encoding Sjogren's syndrome/scleroderma autoantigen 1 family protein, with the protein MSDFDREAEREKLREKYERDKEKREASERMSELLLQGATMTNRHCPACQSPVFRYDGRSFCPTCEREVTEDGELRGGEESAAADSEANAGASADVDADAEPTADRAGDDAAAGSEAETDGRTDPRSEPATNRTPEPADEADRGADEEPPEPTGSAPPTPSRDRRPARVDPPATSDAEPPADRSGSDADAGSGKRNRTRSPAGGPRSERGSLQETERTLVEEVASLTRRAEGTRDVGRKRELLAAAREAAETLETVRRL; encoded by the coding sequence ATGAGCGACTTCGATCGGGAGGCCGAACGCGAGAAACTCCGCGAGAAGTACGAGCGGGACAAAGAGAAACGGGAAGCCTCCGAGCGGATGAGCGAACTCCTCCTGCAGGGGGCGACGATGACGAACCGCCACTGTCCGGCGTGTCAGTCGCCGGTGTTCCGCTACGACGGCCGGTCGTTCTGTCCCACCTGCGAGCGGGAGGTCACCGAGGACGGCGAACTGCGCGGCGGCGAGGAATCGGCGGCCGCGGACTCCGAGGCGAACGCGGGCGCGTCGGCGGACGTCGATGCCGACGCCGAGCCCACGGCCGACCGCGCGGGCGACGATGCGGCGGCCGGCTCGGAGGCGGAGACGGACGGTCGAACCGACCCACGGTCCGAACCCGCGACGAACCGGACCCCCGAACCGGCCGACGAGGCCGACCGAGGGGCAGACGAGGAGCCCCCCGAGCCGACCGGGAGCGCCCCGCCGACTCCCTCGCGGGACCGCCGCCCGGCCCGCGTCGACCCGCCGGCGACGAGCGACGCCGAACCCCCTGCCGACCGTTCGGGATCCGACGCCGACGCCGGGAGCGGGAAGCGAAACCGGACGCGGTCGCCGGCCGGGGGACCGCGATCAGAACGCGGGAGCCTCCAGGAGACCGAACGGACGCTCGTCGAGGAGGTCGCCTCGCTCACCCGCCGGGCCGAGGGGACACGCGACGTCGGCCGGAAACGTGAGCTCTTAGCGGCCGCCCGCGAGGCCGCCGAGACGCTCGAGACCGTCAGACGGCTCTGA
- a CDS encoding RNA-binding protein, translating to MQVKSRHHLRSDEIADLEATLADQLGIDLDGDSYERVEFSDVDREVVLVDGDPLVASFGGDLFVTVRGANAHSPEGHVVTVDSGAISFVSDGANVMRPGITEATDDIESGDLVVVVEEAHGKALAVGRAETDGSDMVGDSGRVVESLHRVGDELYEFHV from the coding sequence ATGCAGGTGAAATCCCGCCATCACCTCCGATCCGACGAGATCGCCGATCTGGAGGCCACCCTCGCCGATCAACTCGGGATCGACCTCGACGGCGACAGCTACGAGCGCGTCGAGTTCAGCGACGTCGACCGGGAGGTCGTCCTCGTCGACGGCGATCCCCTCGTCGCCTCCTTCGGCGGCGACCTGTTCGTGACCGTCCGGGGGGCCAATGCTCACTCGCCCGAGGGCCACGTCGTCACCGTCGACTCGGGGGCGATCTCGTTCGTCTCCGACGGCGCGAACGTGATGCGGCCCGGCATCACCGAGGCGACAGACGACATCGAGTCGGGCGACCTCGTCGTCGTCGTCGAGGAGGCCCACGGCAAGGCGTTGGCGGTCGGCCGCGCCGAAACCGACGGCTCGGACATGGTCGGCGACTCTGGCCGCGTCGTCGAATCGCTGCACCGCGTCGGCGACGAACTCTACGAGTTCCACGTATAA
- a CDS encoding cell division protein SepF: protein MGLMSKLLGGGSASTEDYVELDVDDFDADASTARVQIRFAEISDKNDVIDIKDVVYDGDIVVADIIRHTTSDRTMEHITDELKQVAREVGGDIVQKEDDQLIITPGGVGISRSKIGR, encoded by the coding sequence ATGGGACTCATGAGCAAGCTCCTCGGCGGCGGTTCGGCGAGCACCGAGGACTACGTCGAACTCGACGTCGACGACTTCGACGCCGACGCGTCCACGGCGCGGGTACAGATCCGCTTCGCCGAGATCAGCGACAAGAACGACGTTATCGACATCAAAGACGTCGTCTACGACGGCGACATCGTCGTCGCCGACATCATTCGACACACGACCAGCGACCGGACGATGGAGCACATCACGGACGAACTGAAGCAGGTCGCCCGCGAGGTCGGCGGCGACATCGTCCAAAAGGAGGACGACCAGCTCATCATCACGCCCGGCGGCGTCGGCATCTCGCGCTCGAAAATCGGGCGATAA
- a CDS encoding AIM24 family protein, with the protein MNIDQFKTRHAPAETDETFELENSYTLDVDVDGSVMAKAGSMIAYTGDLSFTGQASPEGGITGFLKEAATGEGTPIMNVEGTGHVYLADHEKNVQILQLGSGDSLTVNGEDVLAFESDVSYEIGTLDSLAGAFAGGFTNVYLQGPGHVALTTHGDPLVVEPPVSTDPSATVAWNRTSPEVEVNRNLSDMIGQESGERFQMNFEGTEGFVVVQPYEEL; encoded by the coding sequence ATGAATATCGATCAGTTCAAGACCCGACACGCACCGGCGGAGACCGACGAGACGTTCGAACTGGAGAACAGCTACACTCTCGACGTCGACGTCGACGGCTCGGTGATGGCGAAAGCCGGCTCGATGATCGCCTACACCGGCGATCTCTCCTTCACCGGCCAGGCCTCACCCGAGGGCGGCATCACCGGTTTTCTCAAGGAAGCCGCGACCGGGGAGGGGACGCCGATCATGAACGTGGAGGGGACCGGCCACGTGTACCTCGCCGACCACGAGAAGAACGTCCAGATCCTCCAGCTCGGCTCCGGGGACTCGCTCACGGTCAACGGGGAGGACGTCCTCGCCTTCGAGTCGGACGTCTCCTACGAGATCGGCACGCTCGACAGCCTCGCCGGCGCGTTCGCGGGCGGGTTCACAAACGTCTACCTGCAGGGACCGGGTCACGTCGCGCTCACGACCCACGGCGACCCGCTCGTCGTCGAACCCCCGGTCTCGACCGACCCGAGCGCCACCGTCGCGTGGAACCGGACCTCCCCCGAGGTCGAAGTCAACAGGAACCTCTCGGATATGATCGGCCAGGAGTCCGGCGAGCGCTTCCAGATGAACTTCGAGGGGACCGAGGGCTTCGTCGTCGTCCAGCCCTACGAGGAGCTGTGA
- a CDS encoding MOSC domain-containing protein — translation MAHIESLRVYPLKGFDAVDVESIEITDAGTVEGDREYALVDPDGAGDGDAERVLNGKQISNVHEVTVGFDCGRAVIELSTDAGERSRFDLATERGAASEWFGEFVGRSVELRRRDPPSFVDRPALGPSVISTATLEAVASWFDDVTLEGARRRFRANVEVGGVPAFWEDRFLGDGPGFEAGGVRFEGAKPCGRCEIPSRDPDTGDRIDGFRGRFVERREATFPEWADPDAFEHLYAVMILTNVPAASRGQTLRVGDDVSLDGRGG, via the coding sequence ATGGCCCACATCGAGAGCCTCCGGGTGTACCCGCTCAAGGGTTTCGACGCGGTGGACGTCGAGTCGATCGAAATAACCGACGCCGGGACGGTCGAGGGGGACCGCGAGTACGCCCTCGTCGACCCGGACGGTGCGGGCGACGGCGACGCCGAACGGGTACTCAACGGCAAACAGATCTCGAACGTCCACGAGGTCACCGTCGGGTTCGATTGCGGGCGGGCGGTGATCGAACTCTCCACCGACGCGGGCGAGCGATCCCGCTTCGACCTCGCGACCGAACGCGGGGCGGCGAGCGAGTGGTTCGGCGAGTTCGTCGGCCGTTCGGTCGAGTTGCGCCGTCGCGACCCGCCGTCGTTCGTCGACCGGCCGGCTCTGGGACCGTCGGTGATAAGCACCGCCACGCTCGAAGCGGTGGCGTCGTGGTTCGACGACGTCACTCTCGAGGGGGCCCGCCGCCGGTTCCGCGCCAACGTCGAGGTAGGCGGCGTCCCGGCGTTTTGGGAAGACCGGTTCCTCGGCGACGGGCCGGGGTTCGAGGCGGGCGGCGTCCGTTTCGAGGGGGCCAAACCCTGCGGGCGCTGTGAAATCCCTTCGAGGGACCCGGACACCGGCGACCGCATCGACGGCTTCCGCGGCCGGTTCGTCGAGCGCCGCGAGGCGACGTTCCCCGAGTGGGCCGATCCCGACGCCTTCGAACACCTCTACGCCGTGATGATCCTCACGAACGTCCCGGCAGCTTCCCGCGGTCAAACGCTCCGCGTCGGCGACGACGTCTCCCTCGACGGCCGCGGGGGGTGA
- a CDS encoding RAD55 family ATPase — MRVSSGVSGLDDLVGGGMPARRLYVVSGPPGSGKTTLSTQFLVEGAKQGESGLFVSMHESRADIIEDMSGHGFGFERAVETDRVSFVDVFSAEGKRLFQPPGKHRDASSLVNRLTGFIESNGIERVVVDSTMLLEHFLSDTENNTIQFLTSLKRTDATVVLISEMTDPTAYTDEHYLAHGVVFMHNFLEDGGMQRGIQVLKMRGTRIDTDIHDLEFGDDGLRVGTGRGP; from the coding sequence ATGCGCGTTTCAAGCGGCGTTTCGGGGCTCGACGACCTCGTCGGTGGCGGGATGCCGGCTCGTCGGCTCTACGTGGTGTCCGGTCCCCCGGGGAGCGGAAAGACCACGTTGTCGACACAGTTCCTGGTCGAGGGGGCCAAACAGGGGGAAAGCGGCCTCTTCGTGAGCATGCACGAGTCCCGCGCGGACATCATCGAGGACATGTCCGGACACGGGTTCGGGTTCGAGCGGGCCGTCGAAACCGACCGCGTGAGCTTCGTCGACGTGTTCTCCGCCGAGGGCAAGCGGCTGTTCCAGCCGCCGGGGAAACACCGCGACGCCTCGAGTCTCGTCAACCGCCTCACCGGGTTCATCGAGTCGAACGGGATCGAACGCGTCGTCGTCGACTCGACGATGCTCCTCGAGCACTTCCTCTCGGACACCGAGAACAACACGATCCAGTTTCTGACGTCGCTGAAACGGACCGACGCGACCGTCGTGTTGATCTCCGAGATGACGGATCCGACCGCCTACACCGACGAACACTACCTCGCCCACGGCGTCGTCTTCATGCACAACTTCCTCGAGGACGGCGGGATGCAGCGGGGGATCCAGGTCCTGAAGATGCGGGGCACGAGGATCGACACCGACATCCACGACCTCGAGTTCGGCGACGACGGCCTCCGGGTCGGGACGGGACGGGGACCGTAG
- the glpK gene encoding glycerol kinase GlpK encodes MTKPYVGAIDQGTTGTRFMLFDRGGHVIANAYEQHEQIYPEPGWVEHDPVEIWRNAKAVVSRGLSVAGLDAEQLAALGITNQRETTVVWDKKSGKPVYNALVWQDRRTVDRVEELDAETVAAIRKKTGLQPDAYFSASKVEWILDNADPIKLRRTRPEDVRTRAESGELLFGTIDSWLIYNLTGNHVTDVSNASRTMLYNIHDLAWDETLLVEFDVPEAMLPEVRPSSDEDLYGHTDPDGFLNAEVPVAGALGDQQAALFGQTCFDAGDAKNTYGTGSFYLMNTGKEAVSSDNGLLTTIGFQRSGEPVQYALEGSVFVTGAAIEWLEDVGLVGDPLETATLARSVDSTEGVYVVPAFTGLGAPRWDARARGAIVGVTQSTKKEHVVRATLESIAYQTRDIAEAMEADSGVETTSLRVDGGAVKNNFLCQLQADIIQTEIVRPEVDETTALGSAYAAGLAVGYWDDIEELRSNWQVDREFDPEMDADDADRMYDRWDDAVERSLDWDRA; translated from the coding sequence ATGACGAAGCCCTATGTCGGCGCGATCGATCAGGGAACCACCGGGACCCGTTTTATGCTCTTCGACCGGGGCGGGCACGTGATCGCCAACGCCTACGAGCAACACGAACAGATCTACCCCGAACCCGGCTGGGTCGAACACGATCCCGTCGAAATCTGGCGGAACGCCAAAGCGGTCGTCTCACGGGGGCTCTCGGTCGCCGGCCTCGACGCCGAGCAGCTGGCGGCGCTGGGGATCACGAACCAACGCGAGACGACCGTCGTCTGGGACAAAAAAAGCGGCAAGCCGGTGTACAACGCCTTGGTCTGGCAGGACCGCCGGACGGTCGATCGTGTCGAGGAACTCGACGCGGAGACGGTCGCGGCGATCCGAAAAAAGACCGGCCTGCAGCCCGACGCGTACTTCTCGGCGAGCAAAGTCGAGTGGATCCTCGACAACGCCGACCCGATCAAACTCCGGCGGACCCGCCCCGAGGACGTACGGACCCGGGCCGAATCCGGCGAGTTGCTGTTCGGAACGATCGACTCGTGGCTCATTTACAACCTGACGGGCAACCACGTCACCGACGTTTCCAACGCCTCCCGGACGATGCTGTATAACATCCACGACCTCGCGTGGGACGAGACGCTGCTTGTGGAGTTCGACGTGCCGGAGGCGATGTTGCCGGAGGTGCGGCCCTCCTCCGACGAGGACCTCTACGGCCACACCGATCCCGACGGCTTCTTGAATGCGGAGGTCCCCGTCGCCGGTGCGCTCGGCGACCAGCAGGCGGCGCTGTTCGGCCAGACCTGTTTCGACGCGGGCGACGCGAAAAACACCTACGGGACGGGATCGTTTTATCTGATGAACACGGGCAAGGAGGCCGTCTCCTCCGACAACGGGCTGTTGACGACGATCGGCTTTCAACGCTCCGGCGAGCCCGTCCAGTACGCCCTCGAAGGTTCCGTCTTCGTCACCGGGGCCGCCATCGAGTGGCTCGAGGACGTCGGCCTCGTGGGCGACCCCCTCGAAACCGCCACGCTGGCCCGCTCCGTCGACTCGACCGAGGGGGTGTACGTCGTGCCGGCGTTTACCGGGCTGGGAGCGCCCCGCTGGGACGCCCGCGCCCGCGGGGCGATCGTGGGAGTAACCCAGAGCACGAAAAAAGAACACGTCGTGCGGGCGACGCTGGAGTCGATCGCGTATCAGACGAGAGACATCGCGGAGGCGATGGAGGCGGATTCGGGCGTCGAGACGACGTCGCTGCGCGTCGACGGGGGCGCAGTCAAGAACAACTTCCTCTGTCAACTCCAGGCTGACATCATCCAGACGGAGATCGTCCGCCCCGAAGTCGACGAGACGACGGCGTTGGGGTCGGCTTACGCCGCCGGTCTCGCGGTCGGCTACTGGGACGACATCGAGGAGTTGCGGTCGAACTGGCAAGTCGACCGGGAGTTCGACCCCGAGATGGACGCCGACGACGCCGACAGGATGTACGACCGATGGGACGACGCCGTCGAACGATCGCTCGATTGGGACCGGGCGTAG
- the kdgK1 gene encoding bifunctional 2-dehydro-3-deoxygluconokinase/2-dehydro-3-deoxygalactonokinase, with protein MSDLVTFGEAMLRLSPPRGRRLSRTDRLDVAVGGAESNVAAAAAALGTDTMWLSALPRSPLGERVVHALRGEGVDPEVVRTDEGRVGTYYFEHGSAPRDPTVVYDRAGTPIRSLEPTELPQSVVRTAETFLASGITPALSDQAAETTETLLAVAAEAGVTTAFDVNYRSKLWSEREAERTLAGLLEHVDVLFVAERDGRRVFGIEGDAEDIARQLAGAYGFEQVVVTRGEAGALAVDDGAVHEQAAFETDTVDPVGSGDALVGGYLARRLAGEDVPDALAWGVATAALKRTTEGDMASVPAEAVRSLVSSEDGGGIDR; from the coding sequence GTGAGCGACCTCGTCACCTTCGGGGAGGCGATGTTGCGGCTCTCCCCGCCCCGCGGCCGCCGGCTCTCGCGGACCGACCGCCTCGACGTCGCGGTCGGGGGCGCAGAGAGCAACGTCGCGGCCGCGGCCGCGGCGCTCGGGACCGACACGATGTGGCTCTCGGCGCTCCCGCGGTCGCCCCTCGGCGAACGGGTCGTCCACGCCCTGCGCGGCGAGGGGGTCGACCCGGAGGTCGTCCGGACCGACGAGGGCCGCGTCGGCACCTATTACTTCGAGCACGGGAGCGCCCCCCGGGACCCGACCGTCGTCTACGACCGGGCGGGAACGCCGATCCGGAGCCTCGAACCGACCGAGCTCCCACAGTCGGTCGTCCGGACGGCGGAGACGTTCCTGGCGTCGGGGATCACGCCGGCGCTGTCGGACCAGGCGGCGGAGACGACCGAAACGCTACTCGCGGTGGCCGCCGAGGCGGGCGTCACCACCGCCTTCGACGTCAACTACCGGTCGAAGCTGTGGTCCGAGCGCGAGGCCGAACGGACGCTTGCAGGCCTCCTCGAGCACGTCGACGTGCTGTTCGTCGCCGAGCGGGACGGCCGGCGGGTGTTCGGAATCGAGGGGGACGCCGAGGATATCGCCCGGCAACTCGCCGGGGCGTACGGCTTCGAGCAGGTCGTCGTCACGCGGGGGGAGGCGGGCGCGCTCGCGGTCGACGACGGCGCCGTCCACGAGCAGGCCGCCTTCGAGACCGACACGGTCGACCCGGTCGGCTCCGGGGACGCCCTCGTGGGCGGCTATCTCGCGCGCCGGCTGGCCGGCGAGGACGTCCCGGACGCGCTGGCGTGGGGCGTCGCAACGGCCGCGCTGAAGCGAACCACCGAAGGCGACATGGCGAGCGTTCCAGCCGAAGCGGTCCGGTCGCTCGTCTCGAGTGAGGACGGCGGCGGGATCGATCGATGA
- a CDS encoding mandelate racemase/muconate lactonizing enzyme family protein — translation MSPDYGSLHDPNAEYTMRDLSGEAMGLAGSRGARDVEITDVQTTMVDGNFPWTLVRVYTDAGVTGTGEAYWGAGVPELIARMTPFLLGENPLDIDRLYEHLIQKTSGEGSVEGVTVTAISGIELALHDLAGKLLGVPAYQLLGGKYRDDVRVYCDCHTEAEADPEACADEAERVVEELGYDALKFDLDVPSGHEKDRANRHLRPGEIRHKAEIVERVTERVRDRADVAFDCHWTFSGGSAKRLAAAIEEHDVWWLEDPVPPENLEVQTDVTESTVTPIAAGENRYRVTEHRRLIEDGGVDIVAPDLPKVGGMRETRKIADVANQYYVPVAMHNVASPVGTMASAHVGAAIPNALAVEYHSYELGWWDELVEEDVIEDGRIEVPERPGLGVTLDMNAVGEHLVDGETLFDDA, via the coding sequence ATGAGCCCCGACTACGGCTCGCTGCACGACCCGAACGCGGAGTACACGATGCGGGACCTCTCCGGGGAGGCGATGGGGCTCGCTGGCTCGCGGGGGGCCCGCGACGTCGAGATCACGGACGTCCAGACGACGATGGTCGACGGGAACTTCCCGTGGACGCTGGTCCGGGTGTACACCGACGCGGGCGTGACGGGGACCGGCGAGGCCTACTGGGGTGCCGGCGTCCCCGAGCTGATAGCGCGGATGACGCCGTTTCTCCTCGGCGAGAACCCCCTCGACATCGACCGCCTCTACGAGCACCTGATCCAGAAGACGTCCGGGGAGGGCTCCGTCGAGGGCGTCACGGTCACCGCGATCTCGGGGATCGAACTCGCGTTGCACGACCTCGCCGGGAAGCTCCTCGGCGTGCCGGCGTATCAGCTGTTGGGCGGGAAGTACCGCGACGACGTCCGCGTCTACTGCGACTGCCACACCGAGGCGGAAGCCGACCCCGAGGCGTGCGCCGACGAGGCCGAACGGGTCGTCGAGGAGCTGGGCTACGACGCGCTGAAGTTCGATCTCGACGTGCCCTCGGGCCACGAGAAAGACCGGGCGAACCGCCACCTCCGGCCCGGCGAGATCCGACACAAAGCCGAGATCGTCGAGCGGGTCACAGAGCGGGTTCGAGACCGCGCGGACGTCGCCTTCGACTGTCACTGGACGTTCTCGGGCGGGTCGGCAAAGCGCCTCGCCGCGGCCATAGAGGAACACGACGTCTGGTGGCTCGAGGACCCCGTTCCCCCGGAGAACCTCGAGGTCCAGACGGACGTCACGGAGTCGACGGTCACGCCGATCGCGGCCGGCGAGAACCGCTATCGCGTCACCGAGCACCGGCGACTCATAGAGGACGGCGGCGTCGACATCGTCGCGCCAGACCTGCCGAAGGTCGGCGGGATGCGCGAGACGCGCAAGATCGCCGACGTCGCCAACCAGTACTACGTCCCCGTCGCCATGCACAACGTCGCCTCGCCGGTCGGGACGATGGCGAGCGCCCACGTCGGGGCGGCGATCCCGAACGCGTTGGCCGTGGAGTATCACTCCTACGAACTCGGGTGGTGGGACGAACTGGTCGAGGAGGACGTCATCGAGGACGGCCGGATCGAGGTCCCGGAGCGTCCGGGACTCGGGGTGACGCTCGATATGAACGCCGTCGGCGAACACCTCGTCGACGGGGAGACGCTCTTCGACGACGCGTGA
- a CDS encoding dihydrodipicolinate synthase family protein gives MGDPGDADADRGTEPGAAPELSGVVPPTLTAFDAAGDLDTDATVAHARFVVDGGADAVFPLGTNGEFALLTAGERRRVVEAVAGGVDAPVIAGVGAPSTRETVEHAEHAAGAGVDGVVAVTPYYYPLDGDGAVAHYRAVAEAVDVPVYVYHIPSKTGNRLSLETLSRIADVDGVAGLKDSSKDVPWLAQAIDANPELRFLVGSDSLLLPGLQLGCGGLVSAVANVFPGLVASLYDAHVDGDETEARRLQSTVFDVRTALKRGPYMAGVKAALSLREPGFDVGGLRAPLRTMDDDGRERLRTELADLGLI, from the coding sequence ATGGGTGATCCGGGGGACGCCGACGCGGATCGCGGAACCGAGCCCGGGGCAGCCCCGGAGCTTTCGGGGGTCGTCCCGCCGACGCTGACCGCCTTCGACGCGGCGGGGGACCTCGATACGGACGCGACGGTCGCCCACGCGCGCTTCGTCGTCGACGGCGGCGCGGACGCCGTGTTCCCGCTGGGGACCAACGGCGAGTTCGCGCTGTTGACCGCGGGGGAGCGCCGTCGGGTCGTCGAGGCCGTCGCCGGGGGCGTCGACGCGCCGGTGATCGCCGGCGTCGGCGCGCCGAGCACCCGCGAAACGGTCGAACACGCCGAACACGCGGCCGGGGCGGGCGTCGACGGCGTCGTCGCCGTCACGCCGTACTACTATCCCCTCGACGGCGACGGGGCGGTCGCCCACTACCGGGCCGTCGCCGAGGCGGTCGACGTACCCGTCTACGTCTATCACATCCCGAGCAAGACCGGCAACCGGCTGTCGCTAGAGACGCTCTCGAGAATCGCGGACGTCGACGGCGTCGCGGGCCTGAAGGACTCCTCGAAGGACGTCCCGTGGCTGGCGCAGGCGATCGACGCCAACCCGGAGTTGCGGTTTCTCGTCGGCTCGGATTCGCTTTTGCTCCCCGGGTTGCAGTTGGGGTGTGGCGGGCTGGTCAGCGCCGTCGCCAACGTCTTTCCGGGGCTCGTCGCGTCGCTCTACGACGCCCACGTCGACGGGGACGAGACCGAGGCGCGGCGGCTCCAGTCGACGGTCTTCGACGTCCGGACGGCGCTCAAGCGGGGACCGTACATGGCGGGCGTCAAGGCCGCACTCTCGTTGCGGGAACCGGGGTTCGACGTCGGCGGCCTGCGTGCGCCCCTCCGGACGATGGACGACGACGGCCGCGAGCGACTGCGAACGGAACTCGCGGACCTCGGGTTGATATAG